The Acanthopagrus latus isolate v.2019 chromosome 20, fAcaLat1.1, whole genome shotgun sequence genomic sequence TCACCCGTCTGGGAGTGTATCTGGACTGGTCTGCTGGCACTCTGTCTTACTATGAGGTCTCATCTGACACTGTGAGTCACATCTACACCTTCCACACCAAGTTCACTGAACCTGTGTACCCAATCTGCATGATTGAGGATGAATACAccccgtctctgtctctgtgtctgtgaacTTATCAGCACGATTCAGATTCAGTTCAATTCACTGAAATCactgattcaaatgttttgattgtgaAGCGTCATCATGTCAGTCACATAAGTGTTAAATAATACAACGCTTCTTTGTTTGGTGGTCTTTAGTTCATATGTGATCATGTTTGAGTATCTTTAGTTCACGTCATCATGTATCATTTCTACTTTTTGATCACATTGAATTTTTTACGTGTAACTTTAAGTAGAGTGAACTCCATGCTGATTGCTCCTAAAGCTATGATAAATGTGTATTTGCTAACAGTTAATGGCAGACAGTTGGTAGGAGGGTAGTAAACTGCCACAGGGCCTCAGATGGGAACAGAGCAGACCTGAGATGAGAGCGCTCCTAGTTGAAACCAACTTTTGTCCTCTGTACTGTGCTCCGAGCATTAATAAAGTGTCACATTACTGGAGGAGatatttgtctcatttgtaCAGACATTGTCATTTGACAGCGCAGTAAAGGAACAGAACGCTCAGAAGTGAAGGTTTCAGTGTCATAGCAAGGACAGAGCCTCTGATCTTTAAGAccaaggacaaacacacagacgcctGATGGACACAGTCCTGGGTGGATCAGGCTGAGGGTTGTGATTCTGACTCGGTCCAGATGGAGAGGTCAGAGCCGATTAACATCCAGCTTCCTGCCAGaacaagcaaaaagaaaaatggagtcAAATGCATACAAGTCACATCTTTGCACAAGTTCTCACTTTCAGCACTAGTGTGATTCTGAGGGCCAGAATGAGAACCACACCTTCATTTTGAATTCAAAGCCTACAATTTCAGTGACCTCATTGTTAATTAGCTTTGGTCTTCAGTGTGAACATTTTAAGTTGTGAAGCGGAATGAGACTCAACTGCATAAACCCAAGAGGAAGCAGTGGTCTGGCTCACTGCATTTACTGTGAATACAGGTTAATAGAATTGCACCACATTTCCTTTGAACAGGAACAGCTTTAGTGACTCAGGAGGAAACTTAACAGTAGTTGTGGTCTGGGGCAAAACTATAACAAGTCTGATGTTAAGCAGTACTGGAAGAGAGATGTCCTCACTGGAAATGTCCACAGACGTGCCTGCAGGAGACAGTTCACGTCTCAAACCCTACTGGCACCAATTTTTGAAGGAAACAGACTCTTGCGAAGTGTGGCAACACTGCTTAGGCTTTGGACTcaatgcttttaaaaaaggcacaatgatttagggggaaaaaaaaaaaaaaagtttgacagcACACAAGTTTAAGTGATCACATCTTTTATTAACAGCGTCAAACATAGAAACACTTCCAGAAGGCTGAAGCTCACCCTGCAAGACAAAGAGGGTCAAAGTGAGTCATGAACGGTTACAGAACAGCTTGGACTTCAGTTGACTTTACCAAGTGGGACACCTTGTTTTCCTTTGGGTCCAGTCGCCGGCAGAGACCCGCTTGGTGCCTTGACGGCCTTGGAGACATAGACCGGTGGCTGAGGGTACTCTGGGGAGTAGTTGGTGTGGGACAGGACCTCTCGTGCTCGCAGGTAGCCGTTCCTGGACTGGACGATGTAGGATGAAGGCGGCAGAGGGGACGTCTCGCTCGCGCCCTGTGACATCTGGTCGCCAGACTCCCAGACAGTGAGGTCCGGGAAAGGACGCGACGGCATCCAGCTGCTTGGATCGTAGAACGAAGCGTCGGCGCCCCCCGCAGGCTGCCCGACCCAAGGAAGGCCTGGAGAACCAGAGTTGTCGTAAGGGAGAGGCGCTACGTTGTACCCAGAGCTCGGACCAGACTCGTAGGCTGTAGCCGTGTTCCCAGCAGGGTACGCGAAGCCAGAATCAGGAGCCCCGTAGACGGAGCCCAGGTTCGACCCGCCGCTGGTTCCAGCAACAGGCTGAAGCTGCGGGGAGAAGCTCGGAGTCTTCTTCCCAGTGCCGACAGGAGGGCTGACGTAGCCCAGGCTCAGGGAAGATGCTTCAGGAGCCCTGGAACCTCCAGAATGAAGGTTTGATCCAGGAGCAGGTCCACCAGCAGAGCCCCATGTAGCGGTGTAGGGATATCTGTAGTCTGGACACAGATTGTGACGAGGGGAGAAGCTGAACCTCAAGTTCTTTGAGTGCAGACAGAAACGTTTGAAATGGCTTTTAAACTAAACTAGAACTCACAGAAATCATCTAAAAACCAAAACCACTGAAGTCAAGAAATAAAAGttcatatttgttcattttcaaaacattgaCAGCAGGTTCAAAGTGTTTCTCATCTGAAGTGTTGAGACTGATGTTGGAGCTGGACTGAATGAGAGAGACAGCAGGTGAGAGGACAGGTAGATAACTGTGCTGAGCGTTTGGCCTTTTCCGTGTCAGAACATTCAGACCCAACGCAGAAAGCCGAGTCCTCGTTGCTTCAGTCAGCAGACGGTCAAAAGTGAAACTCACCTCCTTTAGTTGCAGGAAAACAAGCGCCGCAGCTGAACAGCACACAGATCCAAGAGAGCCTGTAAGAGAGTGACGGCAGGTGAGATTCAGctgaactgcagcagctgtaTCGTCGCTCAGCGTGAAAACAAATTCAGTCAGTCACCTTCCAAAGAGCCCGAGCGCCATGTTtgagtcagagagcagcagtttgAGCTTCAGCAGCCTGCCGGAGGTTTGTAGACTGAAGCTTTGTGCTGTGAGCTGCATGTGGCTCCTCTGGTCTTATattggtgctgcagctgctcgctGCACTAATTAAACTCATTAACCACACCTGGAGGACAATCAGCCCAAACATTGGCACAGGCTGTTTCCactggaggaggacagagttCAGAGTGTTTCATTGTATATAATAGTCTTGCTAGTCTTGCAGTGTACAACAAAATTTTTAGCAGCATCTGAGTTTTCACACgatataaataaaaagtacaagaaAAAGTACAAGGCATTAGTGCAATGTagtataaaaatgaataaatagataaatatgtACACTGTTTTTTGTACACAATTCAATGCAATGATTGTTTTACAGTTATTGCTCATTTGtccttgagtgtgtgtgtgtgtgtgtgtgtgtgtgtgtgtgtgtgtgtgtgtgtgtgtgtgtgtggatgactTCTCTCTACATCTGAACACATATATCTGAACTCTTTCCTCACATTttcagaacagcctcgttactttagtttgatgcatctgaggtgaattctggattcttgttatttcccaacatcagcagactgatgtggaccaatcagacgcagcgagacgagacaaagacgtaaaagccgtaagaagccgtaaacagacagagagggaggctggaatgtggagaaaaggcgtgttagtgtctcgtatctgcagagagtttctgattttctctctttgttgctgctcgggacgctttaccaacccaacatgtgtctatttgacgtcctgggaatgagactcaacaatcaactgtctttgtggtgcgttcaggaacagctgggacaaaatcctactgattctacctttaactttaatagtctttgaattctattaatatgacgtgagcttcagttagctttgagcacaaatgtccttcagagggagactttttactctgatactctgagtccatgtcagagcctgaactctgttactgtactggaggaaacaagctggatcagtaACTGAAGGAAGTAATCAGCATCTGAACTTCTCCTGGAGGACAAGATATATGGACTGTTGACACCTCTGTCAAtctctggttgtgtttgtggctcGGTTGCATCCATCAGAGTGTCTCCTGTGGTAATAATCACGGTgctaaaacaaagacactgtgAGAATCTACCTCGGCTGACACACATCATCTCTCTGAATGGAGTACAACAGCAGTAAGAGTCACAACGCTGCGTTGCTGTTTGAAGCTTTTGTTTCACTCCATGGAAGCGGCTGCAGCCGCGTGGCagtgaggtcaaaggtcagacaacaaacacaaccagcTTCAAGAGCTGTCAGTGACACTCACTCCACTTtcatctgcaggaggagaagaaggctgGGATTGTGTTGGAGCTTCTTTTCATTCACTCTCTGAAATCACTTGAGCTCAGCCTCCACACAGTTCCCAACAGACGAGCTGCTGGATAGAAACGCACAGAGAGCCGGAACTGAAACAGAGTTTATCCTCTCAGGATGTTCAAGCTGCACAAATGTCGCACACTGATTAGGAAAGACGACTAAATCGCtgagtggagagagacagacaacacagtTTGTGTGAGTAGAGTTTTATATCTTTAATCTCAGTCCACTTTACTGCAGCATGACAGGGAGAAATAAACAGGAagtaaccacacacacacacacacacacacacacacacacacacacacacacacacacacacacacacacacgtgtctgatgacagtaaactgTTTGTCTGCAGACTTCATCAGTCTGATGGAGACCCTGCTGGAGAAAAGACCAGCATAGGTGGTGACCAGCAGGACCAGTATTGTTTTCGTGCTGggatgctggtgaccagcatggAATGTGTCTacaatttatttaatattgcgtatgaggaggagtgaggacAGAGTCCCGGTGGGCAGAGTGTTACTGTGGTTAACCGAATA encodes the following:
- the LOC119010344 gene encoding uncharacterized protein LOC119010344, translated to MQLTAQSFSLQTSGRLLKLKLLLSDSNMALGLFGRLSWICVLFSCGACFPATKGDYRYPYTATWGSAGGPAPGSNLHSGGSRAPEASSLSLGYVSPPVGTGKKTPSFSPQLQPVAGTSGGSNLGSVYGAPDSGFAYPAGNTATAYESGPSSGYNVAPLPYDNSGSPGLPWVGQPAGGADASFYDPSSWMPSRPFPDLTVWESGDQMSQGASETSPLPPSSYIVQSRNGYLRAREVLSHTNYSPEYPQPPVYVSKAVKAPSGSLPATGPKGKQG